The Bacillus thermozeamaize genome window below encodes:
- a CDS encoding phage tail protein, producing the protein MLSKDTTLSYKKSGMTDFEEIPLLMEVPEIGGDPERVEVTTLADSVRKYISGVRDLGDLQFKFLYDNSGPTSNYRILRGLQENNEVATFKVEYPDGTAHQFDAYVSVKMDAAAVNAALTFTATMFLQSDIVVTNPTP; encoded by the coding sequence ATTCTTTCGAAAGACACGACGCTTTCGTACAAGAAAAGCGGGATGACGGATTTCGAGGAGATCCCGTTGCTCATGGAAGTGCCGGAAATCGGTGGAGATCCGGAAAGGGTTGAGGTCACGACCTTGGCGGACAGTGTGCGGAAATACATTTCCGGCGTTCGTGACTTGGGTGACCTGCAATTCAAATTCCTGTACGACAACAGCGGACCTACAAGCAACTACCGCATCTTGCGCGGGTTGCAGGAAAACAATGAGGTGGCAACGTTCAAGGTCGAGTACCCGGACGGCACGGCGCATCAGTTCGACGCATACGTGTCGGTTAAGATGGACGCTGCCGCCGTGAACGCGGCGCTGACCTTCACGGCCACCATGTTCCTGCAGTCGGACATTGTGGTGACGAATCCGACGCCGTAA